The segment CTCTCGGCTCTGCTTGAGCATGGCGTTAAAATCACCTTCCACAATATCCACCACTTCAGGACCCTTTACCGCCTTGCTGGGCAGTTCGGAAAGGGTTGCTGATGCCATAAAGTCCTTTAGACTCGCCAGGGGGCGGTATCCCAGGGTTAAAATGCGCTCAGCTACCTCGTCCAGGTCTTCCCCGGCCAGATCATAAAACTCCTCAAGCTTGGCATGGAGGGAGAAAAAGTTCTGTCCCTCTACATTCCAGTGCAGATTGTGCAGTTTTATATCCAGCACACCGAGGTTTGCCAGGTAGGTATTCAGGGCCTTAACCACACCCTGGATTTTGTCGTCAGAAAGCCCAATTACTGATGCACTCATACTACGTCTCCTTTTGATAAATCAGTTTTGTATTCAGTACAATTATATATTAATAACAATTTTCAGTTGCGTCAAGGTAATTGGGGGTAGAGTGAAGTAGCTCAGGGCTCCGGGGACGTATCCGGTTGCCCCGGCTTGGTATCGGCTATGCATAGAGTGCACAAAAGCTTGTAACATCCCCATCCGCGGCCCTATCCGGGGGTCAAACCCGGGCAGCTCCGCTATATCCGGTGTGATTTACAAGCTTTTGCGCACTACCCATGGGGCCGGTTTATCCGAAGAAAACCCGGGCTTAGGCGCTGCCCAGGCAGGAGGGGCAGAATCCGTTGAAGTGAACCGAGTGATCGTGTACCTCGAATCCCTGCAGATCCGGTAATGATAAGAGGCTCATGCCAACGGATATATCAAATACGTTCCCGCAGGATTCGCATTTAAAGTGGGCGTGGGTTTCAGGGTTATAGAGATCGTACCGGTTTTCCTTACCTTCGATGGTGATAACCTCGGCGATATGGCGTTCCACGAAGGTTTTTAGGGTATTATACACCGTGGTTTTAGAGAGGCTGGGGATGTCCCCCACCAAATCCTGGTAAATCTGTCCGACGGTGGGATGGTTGTGGTAGTCCATGAGGTATTCCAAGATCCGCTTGCGAGGATAGGAGGGACTCAGATCATGGTCCCGGAGCACGGACAGGGCATCCATGGAATTATCCTCGGGAGGGTCCTTATCAGCATCGGTTCGGAGGTTATGGTACCTGTTAGCATCCAATTTTGTATTCATTACATTAATATAATACTACCAAGATGCGGGGCAATCAAGCCGGCTGTCCCGGAAGTAGTGGTGCGGGGCGATCTTTTATGGTTGCAGTTTTGGCAGCCCGGGTTGAGGCTTGTTGGGGGTGCCGGTTCCCGGTGGGCTCTTAGTTACCCTTCGGGATTACCGTCCCTGGGACTCTTCATGGGTCCCTCCCTGAAACTCTCCCTCGAGCGCGCCACCCCCGAATCAGGAGCCGGCATCACCCTTGGACGCATCACCCTTGGACGCATCACCATTCTCACGTTCTTTACCGTCCGCGCTGTCCTCATCGGTCCCGGCCCGATGGGCTAACTGCTCTTCCAACATTCCCAGGGGAGGATCGGGGTCAACCTCTTCATACCCGGTGTTGATATTGTACAAGCGGTCGGCATACTCGGCCTGGGTCATGGTGTACCCCTGGTCTGGGTCCTGTTCGTCTTCCAGGCTCTCGGGGAGTACATCATCCTGGAGGGGATACACAAATACCCGGCTCCGGCGGTTAGGGTCGTATTTTTTCTGTTTGCTCTCGGGGAGATCCGCAGGGCCGGCCTGAATGAATCCCAGGTTTTCAAACCAGTCGCTGGTCTTTGTGGTTAACACGAACACCCGCTCCAGGCCTAGGCGCCGAGCCTTACCGATGAGGTAGCTCACGATCTTCTGTCCGATTCCCTTGGTGGAGAACCCCGGATCCACTGCAATACCCGCAATCTCTGCGGAATTATCCTCGTACCGGTGCAAGGCGCCGCATCCCCGGACCGAACCGTCGGTAATGTAAACCACGAAGTCCTGGTGCAAACGCTCCAGTTCCTGCTGATCCCGGCGCACGAGAATCCCCTTTTGAATATTGGGCTCCATGATATCCAACACCCCGGGTATATCATCAGCCTGCATATCCCGAATGGACTCAAAGGGATCGCTGTGCACCATGGTACCGAAACCCATGGTACTGAAAATTTCCTTGAGAATTACCCCTTCAATGCTGCCGTTTATAATATGCACCCGTTCTACACCATTGCTGGCGGCCCGGGCTGCCAGGTCGATGAAGAGGTAGTCCAGGGTCTCGGTGAGCTGGGTATTCAGTTCCAGGAACTCCCGGGCTGCGGGGACCGAAAGACGGGTGATGTTCCCAGCGTTGGTAACAACCCCCTCTTCGGGTAGACGGTAGCGATCCGCCGAAAGCTCCACCGAATCGGTGAGGAAGAATAGTTTTTCAGCCTTGAGTTGCTCGGCCAGATAGGTTGCCAGCTCCAATGAGCTGATATTGTATGGATTTCCTGTGGCGCTCCAGCCGATACAGGGGAGAATGGGCACCATCCCGTCTTCCAAGACCTTCTCCAGGAGCCGGACATCTATTTTACTTACCGCCCCGGTCTCCTGGTAGTCCACCCCGTCCACGACCCCGATGCTCCGGGCCCGCACCCAGCTGCCGATAACCGAATCAACATGAAGGCTGGATAGCTGGGTCATGAGTTTGTTGGCCACATCGAAGGCAGCCATCTTTATAAAGGGCATGTCCTCCCGGGCAGAAATACGGACCCCCAGATGCCTCCGGGACTCGTGGCCGTAGGCCTCCAGCACATCATCGATATGCCGCCCGGCTCCGGGCACCAGGAGAATCTGAATTCCGCTCTTATGCAGAATCCCAAGATCCCGGACCAGGGAGGGGAACCGGGGATCGTCAATGATGGCCGAGGAAATCATGATGACAAAGCGCTTATCAAAAAAGCGCTGGGCATACATGAAAACCTCGCGGATCAGGTCTACCTGACCCTGTAGAATACTTTCTTCCATAGGTTACTGGTAATTAATATACACCGGCCTGGGATCCAGACTCATGACCTCTTGGGGACTCATGAGGGGATCATCATACCCCTTATCCTTCCAATCCTTGGGGTAAAACAGCTTGAATCCTTTTAACGGCATATTCTCCGCCTCTACAATATAATTCCAGCTGTACATCTTCAAGGGCGGCGGGCCGAAGCCGTCGGCGTTATGGACCAAATCCACCCGCTCAAAATCAGACCGGACCAACTCCCGCTGGGTTATCATCTTCCGGTTGAATTGATGGACGATTAAAAACTTTCTGCCAGGAATCTCCTCCTGGATCAGATAATCCTGAATCATCTGCTGGGCCTCATTGACCTCCTGGGCGGAAACCCAACCGATCTCCTTTCCGGGCACCAGGGTAGACCATTCAGGATCGATGGCCAAATGAACCTGCTCGTACCGCAGCCAGGGCAGCATCTCTTTAACACTCTCCTCCACACTGAACTTTCCCAGTTGATGGTCCAGAATCACCAGCATGTCATGCTCGGCAGCATAATCCACGTACCGCTGTATAATAGAGGGAGCCAGCCGTCCTACGTTGGCATCGGCCCATACCGTAGCATAGATCAAGTGGAAGGCTGGGCGAACCCGGATATCCGGGGCCAGGGCCTGATATTCCTGGGCAACCTCCCGGAGGCGTTGGGCCGTCCGTTCGATGGACTGCTCCCCTAGAATCCCCATGAAGCTGGAATGAGGGTTCCCGTAGAATCCCAGAACCATGGAATCATCGAAGATGCTCGTAAAGGTCTTGTACTCTTCTGTTCCAGGTGATTCCAATGCCCCTGCATCCTGAGCCGTCCCCGGCTGACCCCGGTCACCCCCCGGCTCGTAGCCCTCTGACCGGTCCTCAATGCCCACCCCCTCCTCGCCGGGGAGGGACTGTTCGGACTGTTCCGGGTGTATCGGTCCTATTGATTGTTCTCCGGGCTGGGTTGCACCCCCATCCTCGGAACCGGACTGGGCTAGTGCCGGATTCTCAATCTCCGGCCCCTCCAGTTCCACCGGGCTTCCGTCCTCCTGGGATAACACCAGTACCGGACTGACAACCCCCAGAATAATAAGAAGACCCGCTATAAAGAGCCGCATAGGCTTGTGGATATCCTGCTGTTCAGTGCTCATGAAAACTCCGTCTTGCTCCAATAGTGAGTTTGCCTCATACTTGAGGAGTCATGGTTACTAGGAATGTCGGCATACCAGGAGTTTTCCTCAGCCCCAAAACCCAGGGATACACCCTATTCTGGGTTCTTTGGGCCGTGTTTTTACTCAACGCATGTTCCGTAGATCCCGCAGTTCAGCTAAACCGCATCGAAAGCCGCCTAACAACCATGGCCGAACTACGAAGCTACGAATATATCTACCGAGAGATTCTCTATTTCGGGGAACAGGAACGCTTTCTCGGTTTCATTCCCACAAAAAATCGACAGTTTCTCTTCAGCGTGAACCTCCACGTCTCTGCCGGCGTAGACCTTACCCAAGCGCGGGTCCGGCTGAATTCCCAGGACAATCCTGAACTGCTCCTACCCGAACCCCGCATTCTCTCCATCGATGCGCAAGAGGATTCCCTTCGACAGTACTTCTCCCAGGACCTTGGGGGAGGTCTCCAGCTTCTGGAGCTCAGTGATTTGCTCGACCAGGCCAAGGAATCCATCCAGGCCGATGCCGTGTCCCGGGGCATCCTGAACCAAGCCAGGGCGGAGGCTCAGGACATCCTTTCCGGGCTGGGAAGATCCCTGGGGTTTGAGCACATCCAAATCACCTGGTTGAAACCGGAAAATTCAGAGTCCGCGGAGCAGCCCCATGAGTAAGACTCCCAAAGAACCAAGACAGCAGTCTCCGAAACAGAAGGCCCCGCCCCGGGAGAACCGGAAGCCGCGGTTCCGGGTCTTCCGGTTTTTCGGTCGGCTGCTCTTCTCCAAGGTAT is part of the Spirochaeta lutea genome and harbors:
- a CDS encoding Dps family protein; translated protein: MSASVIGLSDDKIQGVVKALNTYLANLGVLDIKLHNLHWNVEGQNFFSLHAKLEEFYDLAGEDLDEVAERILTLGYRPLASLKDFMASATLSELPSKAVKGPEVVDIVEGDFNAMLKQSREILTLAEEAKDQGTVDLMAGFIGRYEKTLWMLRAYKA
- a CDS encoding Fur family transcriptional regulator; translated protein: MNTKLDANRYHNLRTDADKDPPEDNSMDALSVLRDHDLSPSYPRKRILEYLMDYHNHPTVGQIYQDLVGDIPSLSKTTVYNTLKTFVERHIAEVITIEGKENRYDLYNPETHAHFKCESCGNVFDISVGMSLLSLPDLQGFEVHDHSVHFNGFCPSCLGSA
- the argA gene encoding amino-acid N-acetyltransferase, which gives rise to MEESILQGQVDLIREVFMYAQRFFDKRFVIMISSAIIDDPRFPSLVRDLGILHKSGIQILLVPGAGRHIDDVLEAYGHESRRHLGVRISAREDMPFIKMAAFDVANKLMTQLSSLHVDSVIGSWVRARSIGVVDGVDYQETGAVSKIDVRLLEKVLEDGMVPILPCIGWSATGNPYNISSLELATYLAEQLKAEKLFFLTDSVELSADRYRLPEEGVVTNAGNITRLSVPAAREFLELNTQLTETLDYLFIDLAARAASNGVERVHIINGSIEGVILKEIFSTMGFGTMVHSDPFESIRDMQADDIPGVLDIMEPNIQKGILVRRDQQELERLHQDFVVYITDGSVRGCGALHRYEDNSAEIAGIAVDPGFSTKGIGQKIVSYLIGKARRLGLERVFVLTTKTSDWFENLGFIQAGPADLPESKQKKYDPNRRSRVFVYPLQDDVLPESLEDEQDPDQGYTMTQAEYADRLYNINTGYEEVDPDPPLGMLEEQLAHRAGTDEDSADGKERENGDASKGDASKGDAGS
- a CDS encoding DUF4230 domain-containing protein; translation: MVTRNVGIPGVFLSPKTQGYTLFWVLWAVFLLNACSVDPAVQLNRIESRLTTMAELRSYEYIYREILYFGEQERFLGFIPTKNRQFLFSVNLHVSAGVDLTQARVRLNSQDNPELLLPEPRILSIDAQEDSLRQYFSQDLGGGLQLLELSDLLDQAKESIQADAVSRGILNQARAEAQDILSGLGRSLGFEHIQITWLKPENSESAEQPHE